The following proteins come from a genomic window of Suricata suricatta isolate VVHF042 chromosome 5, meerkat_22Aug2017_6uvM2_HiC, whole genome shotgun sequence:
- the CXADR gene encoding coxsackievirus and adenovirus receptor isoform X1: protein MALLLRLVLLWGVADFTRSLSITTPDQMIEKAKGETAYLPCKFTLSPEDQGPLDIEWLLSPADNQKVDQVIILYSGDKIYDDYYQDLKGRVHFTSNDLKSGDASINVTNLQLSDIGTYQCKVKKAPGVGNKKIQLKVLVKPSGTRCYVDGSEEIGSDFKLKCEPKEGSLPLQYQWQKLSNSQKLPASLLAEMASSVISVKNATTEYSGTYSCTVTNRVGSDQCLLRLDVVPPSNRAGTIAGAVVGTLLALVLIGFIVFCCRKKRREEKYEKEVHHDIREDVPPPKSRTSTARSYIGSHHSSLGSMSPSNMEGYSKPQYNQVPSEDFERPPQSPTLPPAKVAAPNLSRMGAVPVMIPAQSKDGSIV from the exons attttaCCAGAAGTTTGAGTATCACTACTCCTGATCAGATGATTGAAAAGGCCAAAGGGGAAACTGCTTATTTGCCATGCAAATTTACCCTTAGTCCAGAAGACCAGGGACCACTGGACATTGAGTGGCTGCTGTCACCAGCTGATAATCAGAAGGTGGATCAAGTG attattttatattctggagACAAAATCTATGATGACTACTATCAAGATCTGAAAGGACGAGTACATTTTACAAGTAATGATCTCAAATCTGGCGATGCATCAATAAATGTGACAAATTTACAGTTGTCAGATATTGGCACATATCAGTGCAAAGTGAAAAAAGCTCCTGGTGTTGGAAATAAGAAGATTCAGCTGAAAGTTCTCG ttAAGCCTTCAGGTACAAGATGTTATGTTGATGGATCAGAAGAAATTGGAAGTGACTTTAAACTAAAATGTGAACCAAAAGAAGGTTCACTTCCATTACAATACCAATGGCAAAAATTGTCCAACTCACAGAAACTGCCCGCCTCATTGTTAGCAG aaATGGCCTCATCTGTtatatctgtgaaaaatgccaccaCGGAGTACTCTGGCACGTACAGCTGCACGGTCACAAACAGAGTGGGCTCTGATCAGTGCCTGCTGCGCCTAGATGTCGTTCCCC CTTCAAACAGAGCTGGGACAATTGCAGGAGCTGTCGTGGGGACTTTGCTTGCTCTCGTGCTCATTGGCTTTATCGTCTTTTGCTGTCGTAAAAAGcgcagagaagaaaaatatgaaaaggaagttCATCATGATATCAG GGAAGACGTGCCTCCTCCGAAGAGCCGCACGTCCACTGCCAGAAGCTACATCGGCAGCCATCACTCATCCCTGGGATCCATGTCTCCTTCCAACATGGAAGGCTATTCCAAGCCTCAGTATAACCAAGTACCGAGTGAAGACTTTGAACGCCCTCCTCAGAGCCCGACTCTCCCACCTGCCAAGGTAGCGGCCCCTAATCTGAGTAGGATGGGAGCGGTGCCCGTGATGATCCCAGCGCAGAGCAAGGACGGCTCCATAGTGTAG
- the CXADR gene encoding coxsackievirus and adenovirus receptor isoform X2, whose amino-acid sequence MALLLRLVLLWGVADFTRSLSITTPDQMIEKAKGETAYLPCKFTLSPEDQGPLDIEWLLSPADNQKVDQVIILYSGDKIYDDYYQDLKGRVHFTSNDLKSGDASINVTNLQLSDIGTYQCKVKKAPGVGNKKIQLKVLVKPSGTRCYVDGSEEIGSDFKLKCEPKEGSLPLQYQWQKLSNSQKLPASLLAEMASSVISVKNATTEYSGTYSCTVTNRVGSDQCLLRLDVVPPSNRAGTIAGAVVGTLLALVLIGFIVFCCRKKRREEKYEKEVHHDIREDVPPPKSRTSTARSYIGSHHSSLGSMSPSNMEGYSKPQYNQVPSEDFERPPQSPTLPPAKFKHAYKTDGITVV is encoded by the exons attttaCCAGAAGTTTGAGTATCACTACTCCTGATCAGATGATTGAAAAGGCCAAAGGGGAAACTGCTTATTTGCCATGCAAATTTACCCTTAGTCCAGAAGACCAGGGACCACTGGACATTGAGTGGCTGCTGTCACCAGCTGATAATCAGAAGGTGGATCAAGTG attattttatattctggagACAAAATCTATGATGACTACTATCAAGATCTGAAAGGACGAGTACATTTTACAAGTAATGATCTCAAATCTGGCGATGCATCAATAAATGTGACAAATTTACAGTTGTCAGATATTGGCACATATCAGTGCAAAGTGAAAAAAGCTCCTGGTGTTGGAAATAAGAAGATTCAGCTGAAAGTTCTCG ttAAGCCTTCAGGTACAAGATGTTATGTTGATGGATCAGAAGAAATTGGAAGTGACTTTAAACTAAAATGTGAACCAAAAGAAGGTTCACTTCCATTACAATACCAATGGCAAAAATTGTCCAACTCACAGAAACTGCCCGCCTCATTGTTAGCAG aaATGGCCTCATCTGTtatatctgtgaaaaatgccaccaCGGAGTACTCTGGCACGTACAGCTGCACGGTCACAAACAGAGTGGGCTCTGATCAGTGCCTGCTGCGCCTAGATGTCGTTCCCC CTTCAAACAGAGCTGGGACAATTGCAGGAGCTGTCGTGGGGACTTTGCTTGCTCTCGTGCTCATTGGCTTTATCGTCTTTTGCTGTCGTAAAAAGcgcagagaagaaaaatatgaaaaggaagttCATCATGATATCAG GGAAGACGTGCCTCCTCCGAAGAGCCGCACGTCCACTGCCAGAAGCTACATCGGCAGCCATCACTCATCCCTGGGATCCATGTCTCCTTCCAACATGGAAGGCTATTCCAAGCCTCAGTATAACCAAGTACCGAGTGAAGACTTTGAACGCCCTCCTCAGAGCCCGACTCTCCCACCTGCCAAG